AGGCCAAGTTATCCCTCGCAGCACCATGAGAGGATTCCACAGAGCACTCGAGCACCACCAATTCCGCCAAAGTCCCCTTCTCCTCAGCCGTCCGGTTAGTGGGCGCTTTATTTCCGCTAAGCgatttacacaacaaagagtagCCCTAACGAGTTTGCAATGAGAGCGCTGGGCTAAAAATTGCGCTAAAGCAGAGTGAGACACGATGGGGCCAAGACCAGTTGCTGCATTTAGGCTTACTGCATTCTAGCCTTACTGATTGTATGGCAAGGGACTGTAAACATATTTTGTGACGTTTAGGAAAAACGCATAATCATTCTTCCATGATGTGGCATCAGCCATAATGTGCATTGATGCTTCCGGTTTAGGGCGGGTGAGATGAAAGACTTTGTAAAGCATCGCGCTGACATCGTGGAAAGATGCCGATGTGGCTGGGGACCCTGTGAGATAAGTGTTGGTCTCTTTGGTGGCAGCCGACCCGTCACCTGTAGAAGCTTGGCAGCACAGGAAGGTATGCATGTCCGGCATTCTCTGGCGAAAATTCTGAAAATTAGAACATTGTAAAACATTGTTATCGAAATATTGAAAgcaatggttcattattctgatatgtagcaaaaataTTTCATTGATGGCATCGAACagataagactgccatagaaaacaatgTGGGAAACGCTTTCGACGATAGCGgaaacgtgaatagaaaacaTATACAAGAcagccgtcgggtgatctgcggatatattgattgttatagtgaaacatTACATTGTAGGAAAAACTTGCGTTCATAACCGGTTTCCCGCTCCAAAatatttttgtccagaattgctggctaTGGAAACTTTAAAAACTAACGAGCCCAACTATATAGTGGAGCTAGCTGGTTGGAGAAAGCTGCGGAAAGTGTTCGGTTCTCTTGTCACTCGTGGGAAGAGGTTGTGTGCCGTGCCGGTCGATGCTATGAGCAAAGAAATACAGGTCACGCATGTCGAACTCACATTTGGCCCTCTTGATGATCAAAACTTAGTCAGCGTTGTGGCGATAAAAGCTGCCGGAGATGTTGAAACATCGGTCTTCATCACTGCTAAAAGGAGATAGTCATCGATGTAAGCCGTGTAGAGCGAGAACTGAAAGTTCGACATGCAGGCATTCCTCCTAGGTGGAGGGATTTGGTTGCAGCATTTCGTGACAGTTATCTCTACACGCGTCCGTTAGCTCTAGCCGCAGTTAATGAGTTAGTGTTGCTTGTGGGAGGCATTAAAACTTGAAATAATGATCTGCACATGTCGGCGCCGGCTGTCATGGAGGCCACTAACCTCTCCTCCACGGCTCTCGCAACCACAGTGCCCATGTCGACGACTGCGACTATACGCGACACTACCTGCACGACAACGCCGACGACCATTCGCACGGCTACCCCGAAGAGTACCCGCACGACAATACCGACGACGCCTACAAATACCCGAAAGACACACCGATCCACGACATCAATGACTACCCGGACTACTACAGGCGCAAGCACCAGACCGATTACGCCAACGACGACCACCTGCACGACAGTACTGACAGCACCTATCACTACCCGAACAACCGGGCGAGCCACTACCTCAACGACCACTCGGACTTTTACAGGCACGAGCTCCAGAACGACTGTGCCAAGGCTGACCACCCTGATGACAATACCGACGACGCACACAATTACGACATTCACCAACCGAACTACTACCTCAACAATCACCCGGCCTTctacaaagacgagcacaaaaccgCCTGAGCCAGGGACCACCGCCCGACTGACGCAGACTACGCCGGGACAAGTAAGCACATGTGGTTCATAGGAAGGAGGTGTACTAATTTTTAAGATCGAAATTGGTAAGATTCAAATAGAAAGCTTCAAATTACAAATCCGAATTGTAGACATAGACCTGTATTCCGAGCAAGCATTAGGAGTAAACGCGACGCGGATTTACCTGGTGGAAGAATTTTCCGACAAATGGATTCCTGTTCACATTTACGAAATTCCAGATGTGCCGGTGGATTTTCATGGGTAGTTTGAAAGGCTGCCTACGGTACAGATGTGCTGCAGCTTTAAAACTTTCGCTGCGGTCACGGACATTCAGCCCTTTAGAATCTCGATAAATTTCTGCCGTTCTCTGCTTTTTTCGTTAGACTAGATTTTGCCGATGCAACGTCTCGTATCTTCTGTAAGTCGCGACGTCTGCCTTTCTGTATACGGTACTTTTCATATCTGTATGTTTTTGCTTTGGTTACTCGACGAGCAGTGAACCTTAATGCAAATTGCCATAGTTACTTGCTCGTGGGCTTTTGGTAAGgagtgaaggaaaataatagTGGTAGCATGTTACAGTAAGCCAGACCAGTAAGCCAGACAGTAAGCAAGACTGGAGTAATTTGTTTATTTAAAGCACTAATCTCGCATTGCTTACAGCACGTAAATCTGCAGATATGAATATTTGCCCTGTTCATACGTTCTTTTCGCTGTTTAGGTTTTTATATCCAGAACTTTTGAGGCACAACACTGTAGTCTAAGAATTTTATGTAACTATCATTTATAATTCACTAACAAATTTCTGAAGACTTGCGCAGAATAAAACTAGGAAGCTATAGAAAATGATTCATATTAAATACGAAACAGCACAGTAACCTCTACAAATATTATAAGAAGTTTAACGTTAATAGAAAATAAGAGCTGCTTTGGTAAGGAAAGAAAGTCAAATGTATAATCTCTTGGCCTTAACTTAAAATGAAAAAGAACTTAAGCAGGGCATTTTACACAAACATAATAATCCGTCGGTCGGTCGCTTGCGGtcacggagttgattccaagacaAGGTAAGCATGGCGAGCTGGTGCGGAGAGTCAGATCGCAGAATGTGATGCAGTTGGCGAGGATAGGGGAGCTGCATCTGGGACTAGACAAGGTTAATTGGACGAATATGCGGAAGGCGTTTGTTCTGAGCTGCAGAGAGGTTGATAACTACAATGACAAAGGAGAAGAATCTCCCTCCCTTCGTCTAAACGGCAGCCAGAAATAGTGCATGTCGGTAACACGTAGCAACCAGCAGTCTGACTCGTCAACTCTTAAGATCCAGTTGTGCGGATATTGCTTCGTCCCTACAAGATGTCGTCGTTATGTGACCAGGTATCATGGCACCGGAATACGGAGTGCCATTTGTGCTAGGTCTGGCTCCACTTTTAGTGCTGATGGCTTTTACACAGCACCTTTCAGAGCCCGACGTTGTGCGGAATCCACTGTGTTCTCTTCAATTTTTTACTTTAAAACGAGAGTGAGCATAACTCACTGGCCTCTTTGTTCTGTGTAGTGGCTTACCTGGTCATGTGTTAAAATAAATCTCAGAGCCATTTTAATAGGTCACGTTACTGTCAATCTTGAGCGGTCGATGAGTTAAAAGACAAAATAAGTAATGGCCCTAAGTACATTTATTCCAGTGGACCACTTGATTAATTAAATTAGATATAAATGACATCAACGTTTGCGAATCGTTGAATAAAAGATTATCCAAATATAGTATGCTCCTCACACATAACGTGGTTTTACCCCAGAGTTTCTAACTAATTCAACCCTTACAGCACTTAAGAAAGTTGTGCTTACCTAAAAGATTTATCTTGGTGCTATTCGGTCATTGCTGCGTTTGCACCCTGATTTTGTCATCTACATCCTCAATAAACAACCTTAAATTTGGCTAGGACAGTTATGCATATATAGGTGGTCATCATGATGTGTGGCCCTTAGGGTAGTCTGCTGAAATGGTATTGACTTGCGTATTAACGTCGATTTATACCGGTACTTATAGCCACCCTGTGATAAAAGGGAATCATAGCGTCAACATTTCCACAGGAAACTACCACTCCACGCCCAGGGGGAGACGTTCCgcgccgcctgtggcgccacacCTCTTTCCTACACAGACATTCGGTAAGTGACTGTGTCCTCTCACACACATCATTACCATATCGAATAGAGAGAGTTCCGCTATTGAGCTTGGAATGCGGGCACCGAGCAGTGAATTTCGCGAACATGGGATAGGGCACGCATGGAACAGGGCCAGGTTCTACCTTCGAGGGTACTGATTGTATTGCGGGGCACATGATCGGTATTTGAAACCCCTTCATTtatcccgaaccgcgccgtatgggaagggattaAGCAGAGAgttaaagaagacaggaagaaagaggtgccgtagtggaggctccagagaaatttcgaccatctgaggatcTTTAACTTCAGTGCACCGTAATGATCCctagatggtcaaaattatttcggagccctccacggcggcacctttttctcttctttcactctttcctttatcccttcccttacggcgcagttcaggtgtcctccgacatatgagagacagttactgcgtcatttcctttcctgaaaaccaattttcatataaTTTCATGTTAGAATGCTGATATACAGCACCGGATACGATGACAATTACGCGCAAGCGCGAATCCTCGACGTAAAATCTCTTGCGCTATCCCGTTCAGCAAACCTTCTGAAATATGGAGCCTGTTCTTTTTGCTTGTTTACTTGTGATTAAACATGTGTTGTGCGGGTTTTATTCCCGGCATTGACACTAGTGCCGCCGCCATCTGCTCATGTCCTAAAATTGGTCGCTTTTCATGAACGGATTTTCACTGGATGTATTGCAACTGATACGTTTAAGTTTTGCTTCGTGGCTTgcttgatgacgtcattttcctttgccttcTGGGAGCCTGACACAAAATAGTACCTTGAATTTTTATATCTACTTCAAACTGCTGCCGATACCGTCTGATTCACCGTGACAGTGCTTCCTCTGTGTTTGGCGCATAATGGTCTGAGTGGATtgtgcgccataaaacccaatacaatacaatccTATTTTTTAAATTATAACGTTATTTTCAACAATCTTGTAAGCCTCTGCCATAAATAATTCCCCGGCAGAAATAAGGTTGACGTTTGCACGAAAACAACTAAAATATTTACGTGGCATCTATATATGTGTTGCCTTTACTATTTTGACATATTCCAGAGCGAAATTTACTGGCCCCACGCTCACCAATGGGCAAACTCTTTTTGAAACTTCCTGTCCCCTCCCCCTTATTTCCTTCTCTCATGTTTCTGTTGAGGGTTGCACCGAGAGTGGGAGAGTTAACAGCGGCTTTCTTTTCCTCATGGACTCTATACAGCCTCCCCCCTTCTTCCTCCCCCAAGAATAACGTGTGCACCATCTGGAGATTATCAAATCCTTCTCCGTGCACTCGGTGGTTGCAGCTAGTGCAGCCGCATGTCACAAAAACGCTAAAACAGCGTAAAAAGGAGACCCGCAGTGGTGCTGAAACTTCCGATTGTCGCTGCTGTGGAACGCGGTTTGTCGCGCTGACCGCAGCGGCAAGTAATGCGAATTCCTATTGCTGGTTAGACTTTTCCCTCTCTTTCTCATgtaaaaggacaaaaaaaaaactcgccgcGCAAAACCCGATTATCCAGCTTGTTTATACAATCCTGTCGTGGTTTGTTGCGCGGCCTGGTGAAGAAATATAGCTGAAGAAATCCATACGTATCTGACGACTGTGGATACCAACAGTGACGTTTCTGCAGCAGTACAGCTCTTCCCAGCCCAAACATATTCGACGACACAATAAAGCAAAACTTTAATCACCCAAAGTAAGAAGGGGGAGGGTGGGGGCAACAAAATGTACAAGGGTTGCGAAAATTTTTTGTGTTATCTCCATTCTTGTAGAGTGGTCCAAatacttgtctagagcgctcgagcggcgTGCTCTGTTGAGAATTTTTGACAACTGCCAGTGTCTGTCGGTCCCGATGCAGTTTTTACATACATGAGGAAATAAACACAATCTGTGGGATAGTTAGCGCGCGATGACGTCAAACTTAAAATTGGCCACTTAAAATTACAGAATTGTACTCTCCGGTGCGCGCTtttgagcgctctagacaagtgttgGGACGACTGTACGTTGACGTCATTTCGACAGAGAAGACAAGTAGGAAGATGTGCCCTTCCAGCCGCGGATCATGGCTGGAAGCCCTGGTCCAATCCACGACTAGTAGCTTGCCTGACTGAGGCAGTCCTGGCATCTCATACAAACAATGCTACATTGTGGAGATgaaaaaaactgaacaaaataCGAGATGATTCCTGAATGATACGAATTTGTGAGAAGGGCCTGTCATCTTTAGATGATAAAACGAGACTTCTATCTTTTGAAGAACATAAGTGCAGCGTTGCGCTGTGGTTGCCGTGTCTAGCGCCTAAAGGTGTGCCTTACATGCAATTGGATTCGCGTGTTAATGTGAAATTTGAACGCATTGTCAAACTTCGGTCAAATATGTGCGTGCGCAGATGATGCCaggcatggtgggcttccgtttGAATGTGTGCGTCGGTCGCGCGCTTCCATGCAGCCCTTTGGACTGCAGATCTCCGCACATCACAGTTCGCGGCCGAAGGGCGTGGCCTGTGCTCGACGTCAATCTGGCTGCCCACGTCAGCAAAAACATCCCTGAGACTGAGAAGTTGGAGAACATCCTCAACCACTTCGAAGGTTCCGCTAAACTGCGGGCTCATGACCTGCCTCGGAAAGACCCGCTAAAAGCCGTTATGCTGTGTGTGCGCGCCTCTGCAAAGTGCTTGCAAACAGCGCGAATTCTGCGTGCATGCCCACGCTTGCTGTTGTGACGATTACGGGCGCTTCGTTGACACCGCACAGCGGACGTTTCACCTTACTATCGCTGGTGTTTTGCGCTACACTCTGTGTAGTACTTTGCAACCAAACAGACGAGGTCCCCGATCCTACCCCCCCGTTACTGCCGTAGACATGACACACAT
This region of Amblyomma americanum isolate KBUSLIRL-KWMA chromosome 5, ASM5285725v1, whole genome shotgun sequence genomic DNA includes:
- the LOC144134661 gene encoding uncharacterized protein LOC144134661, which gives rise to MSKDDDVMDISDVDGDDTNGDKRRPSYPSQHHERIPQSTRAPPIPPKSPSPQPSVPMSTTATIRDTTCTTTPTTIRTATPKSTRTTIPTTPTNTRKTHRSTTSMTTRTTTGASTRPITPTTTTCTTVLTAPITTRTTGRATTSTTTRTFTGTSSRTTVPRLTTLMTIPTTHTITTFTNRTTTSTITRPSTKTSTKPPEPGTTARLTQTTPGQETTTPRPGGDVPRRLWRHTSFLHRHSPFGLQISAHHSSRPKGVACARRQSGCPRQQKHP